The DNA region TAATGCGGTGGCGATCACCTTTTATTTTTTGAATTTCTAAGTGTAGATAAAATACTAAGAATAAGAACTTTTTTCTAAATCTATGTAGCGAGATTATTTAGAGTAAAAAAGAACTGAAATTTTTCTTCGGCAAAATAGGATGTCTAAACATAACAATACCACCCAGAACTACTATCCCAGTGACTTCCATTTTGAGAGCTATATCGTTTAGAGGCGGCAGCTGCATCGCTCGAATGCCAGACAAGACAGAGTTCTTCAGCTGGGTTGCTCCCTATATTTACCAGTTATTGGAAGTATAGATTTTGAGTTTGGGTGGTATCGTTTTTCGACGAGACAGATATGTAAAGAAACAGCGGTTTTACTCTCCTTAAACTAACTTGGACAATGGCTGTTTTATCTGCCAAGAAAGAGGTTGTTTCTCTCTTTCCTCAATTCCTAATTTAGCAGCTTTGGCAGAGGATACTAGGCTTCTAAACCAAACTTAGATTTAACTGAGTATCAACTATTTTTGATATTAAGAAGGCTTTCGGAGGGTTCCCAATCAAGGAAATTGTTGTAGGGCGATTACTCTGAGATGTGACTTGCGACCCAAATAGCTATGCTACCTTAAACAAAGCTTTATCGCAGATCCCCGAATGCTATATCTCAAAAACTTGTCCTACCATCCGGCGGCAACAACGCAACCGATTTTGCGGGAAGTCAATCTCTCCCTTGCGCCTCAGGAGTTGGGCATGATTGTCGGGCCAAGTGGTTCAGGGAAGACAACTTTACTAGAGATTTTGGCAGGTTTGGCAGAGCAAACCCAAGGAAAGGTTCTCTGGAAAAAACAGGATTTAACGAGTATTCATCTCCAACAATTAGCTGGATTAGTTTTCCAATTTCCTGAGCGACATTTTTGTGCATCGACAATCTTAGAGGAGTTGCGGTTTGGGCACCCCGAATTACGTTTAGAGCAAGTGCAGGAAGCTTTAGCAGAAGTGGATTTGACGCACTTGGATCTTAAAAGTTCTCCCCATGACCTCAGTGGTGGACAGCAACGACGGTTAGCTTTGGCGGTGCAATTGATTCGACAGCCTAATCTTTTGATGCTCGATGAACCAACGGCAGGCTTGGATTGGTCAATGCGATCGCAACTAGCAAAACTCCTCGCCAAACTTAAAGAACATTGGACATTGCTCATCGTCACCCATGACCCCGATGAATTAGAAAGTATTGCTGATCGCTGTTGGCGCATTGACCACGGGCAAATTACCGTGACGAAAGAGCCTTAGATTTTTCGCGTTAACTCAAATGCCTTGCTAGGTAGTAATTGTTCTAAATTCCAAGTTGCGACAGTTTGGGCTAGGGAGTGGCGATCGCCCCAATCCTTTACATAGGGCAATACGCCTAACACTGGAATATTCGTGAATTTTTCAAGGATGCCTGGGGGAGCCAACTCTTCGATTTCTCCTTGGGCATCTGGCGTTCCACAACTAAGGATCAGACCTTGCAATTTAACATTGCGTTCTCGCGCCAAACTCACTTGGGCGATCGTCTGACCAATGGTTCCGAGCTTGACAGGCACTACCAGCACCGTCGGCAACTGCCATTCTCCCGCCAAATCCGCCACAATTTTGTCGTCCGTTACCGGAGACCCCAAACTTCCCAAAGATTCTGCAATCACAAACTCCTGTTCTGCGGCCAAATTCTGGAGCGATCGCCACACAAAATCTAGATCGATTTCTCTCCCTTCTAATTTCGCTGCGACAGGTGGCGCAACGGGCGTTTTATATTCCAGAGGCACAATTAAACTTGTCTGATCGTCACAAAAGTTCTCATACCACTGGCGATCGCCGATCCCCGTTTGCATCAATTTAATGACTCCTAGAGGAGCCAGAGGCAGGAAATGCCGCCAATAGGCAATTAAAGCTGAGCTAACCACTGTTTTTCCGACTTCAGTGTCTGTACCTGCTATAAATAAACAGTTTTCTAACATACGTAAAATTCAAATTGCATTCTAGAAGTTATTGAGTACAATAGTCCCTGAAAGAACAGTCGCTTCTTTAACATTTTTTTCATATTTTATTAACCATTTTCTGCTGCATCTATTTTGATGACTCCCCAGAAACATGACCGCATAGCTTGCTGAGCTCAACACATTGGCAATCGTAAACAAAGACTCTAGCGATGCAAGCCCCGGAAATGATCAAGGGAATGATTATGGTGCTTCCCCCTTTTGGATGTCCTTTATCAACCCAAAATAGAGGTTTATTCTGCTGTGAGCCATTCCGCTACCCTCGCCTTACAACAATCCCTTATCCAGACCACGACATCAAATAACCGGCTGCGTCTTTTTGCCGGTTCTGCTAACCAAGTTTTAGCGAATGAAGTTGCCCGTTATCTCGGACTAGATCTCGGCCCGATGATTCGGAAGCAATTTGCCGATGGCGAGATGTACGTTCAAATTCAAGAATCAATTCGGGGTTGCGATGTCTATCTCATCCAACCCTCTTGCCGTCCGGTCAATGATCACCTCATGGAGTTGTTGATCATGATCGATGCTT from [Leptolyngbya] sp. PCC 7376 includes:
- a CDS encoding ABC transporter ATP-binding protein — translated: MLYLKNLSYHPAATTQPILREVNLSLAPQELGMIVGPSGSGKTTLLEILAGLAEQTQGKVLWKKQDLTSIHLQQLAGLVFQFPERHFCASTILEELRFGHPELRLEQVQEALAEVDLTHLDLKSSPHDLSGGQQRRLALAVQLIRQPNLLMLDEPTAGLDWSMRSQLAKLLAKLKEHWTLLIVTHDPDELESIADRCWRIDHGQITVTKEP
- the bioD gene encoding dethiobiotin synthase codes for the protein MLENCLFIAGTDTEVGKTVVSSALIAYWRHFLPLAPLGVIKLMQTGIGDRQWYENFCDDQTSLIVPLEYKTPVAPPVAAKLEGREIDLDFVWRSLQNLAAEQEFVIAESLGSLGSPVTDDKIVADLAGEWQLPTVLVVPVKLGTIGQTIAQVSLARERNVKLQGLILSCGTPDAQGEIEELAPPGILEKFTNIPVLGVLPYVKDWGDRHSLAQTVATWNLEQLLPSKAFELTRKI